The DNA sequence agagaaatgtgaaaattaaaatgaatgcAGAGGACGAATGGGTGACACAGCTGCTCAACAGGTTAGCTGCctcacataaaaaaataaaacaaaataaaattaagtagaacaaaataaaacaaaataaaattaagtagaacaaaataaaacaaaataaaattaagtagaacaaaataaaacaaaataaaattaagtagaacaaaataaaattaagtagaacaaaataaaacaaaataaaattaagtagaacaaaataaaacaaaataaaattaagtagaacaaaataaaacaaaataaaattaagtagaacaaaataaaacataactaaactaaataaaattaagtagAACAAAGGAATGTATTTAACGCGTACCTGAGTACACATTCGAAAGAACCTTAATAACATCATGACTACTTAACTTGTTACAGTTATTACCAATAGTAAAAAAACACacatgaataaaaatttttttccaaatgTTAATTTTCTTTCGTTCGTTCTTTCTCGAGTACTTGTACTCAAGAATTGAGATATCTGATGGAGCctgcacacatacatacacatacatacacatacatacacatacatatacatacatacacatgcatacacacacatatccatacataaatatacaaaaaaaagaaaaaaaatatatatatataatatatatataatatatatataatatatatataatatatatatataaacaaataacaTAGAGATTTACACTtatgtatgcacatacaCACCCATACATGCGTACAGACGATGTTTTAACCCCCTGAAATAATTTcattgtaaatttatttcattcttTTACTCTTTAAACTGTACGGACTTTACCTTAATATAGGACATCctaatgaaaaacaaaaagatcGGCCAAAAATGGAGCGGCAGAAAAGAGggggataaaaaaaaaggaatgttAAAAGGTTAGAAGTTGAaataaaagatgaaaaaaaagatgaaataaaaagatgaaaaaaagatgaaaaaaaaaggttaaaaggttaaaaggatgaaaaaaaagatgaaataaaagatgaaaaataagatgaaaaaaaaattaaaaaaaaaggttaaaaGATTAAAAGGTTAAAAAGATGGAAACAAAAgatagcaaaataaaaaaattattaacggACTGCCATGTCACTGAATCTTAATtcacaatttttttccttttcgatttgtcaaaaaaaaaaaaaaaaaaaaaaaagaaaaatcttAAGTCCTTTTATTGCTACTTAAAGATTTTATTTCTCAAAGCTCAAGTAAACACAAAAGGCGAATAGGGGCAATATTAAATTGTCAATGTCGAGGAGATAAGccttttgaaaaaaaaaaaaaaaaaaaaaaatggaaaaaaagaataatgaaaaatgtaaaatgaacaacaggaaaaaaaaaaaaaaaaaaaggaaaaaccaCCCGTGTACATCATGTATGCCCCACATACACATACGCAGGTAAGTATGATTTTTCGTTTCTACAAATtggtaataatatttttcctttttgtttgtcccttttttttgcttccTTTCTTTGCTTTTACCTCAAATAGAGCGCCAAATAGAGataccataaaaaaaatgttcaaatTAGCCCATGAGACAGTTTGCTAAAAATTTGCAAGAAGAGGAGTAAacatttgtaaaattttttttttttttgtgtgaaATGTATGAATAAGTATATTTAGTGTTCATCTATTGATGAAGTACTTTTGCTTCattgcatatttatatgtatggaAATATTCTGTACTTGTAAAAAGTAGCTTGACAATAGGAACGATAAGAACgtagtaaaaaagaaaaaaagaaaacctGTACAAAAGGAATGAAATAGGAGCCTAATTATGTAACACACAAAAATTAGCGCTTACATTTGCAGTTGTACAGTGGCTTCACATGTGCAAAGTCATTGTATGCTTAACGTACACTGGTGAGAAAGTGGGCGTACACACGTGCATCCACAAATTTACGCACCCACCCGCTATGGTACGTGTGAGTGGTGTTTTCTATTCGACTTCTTAACCCAACTCCTTACCAGCATAAGACTTATTATTcgtatttttcattttgggGGTTGGGAACAGGAACCCTCCTATTGCAGCCTtcgaaaagaaaaaaaaaaataaaataaaataaaaatacatgcaCAGCAATATTTTTGTGAAACGTGGTAAAACGTAAAATATGTAGGCACGTCATGACTAATTAAACAAACTGCTATATAAGGTTATTCCGTtaatgaaaagtaaaaaaaaaaaaaaaaagaaaaaaaaagaaaaggaaaatgaagaaaaacgAAGAAATATGGCAAAATGTAGAGACGGtaaaacaaagaaatatagaaaaatgaaatgaaagcATCAAAATCTTGCGCTTAACAAGTGAGTCTCCTATGCATATTGTGTTTAATCCTGAACTGTACAGGAGAAAGTTAGCTTCTCTAAAAAAGTACAtgatttgcttttttttatgaacgtAGTTTTTGTTACTAAACAATGCGTCTGTAATAATTGGGATATAAACCCTAAAAAAGGAggggcaaaaaaaaaaaagaaaatcatACAAACGTAAGCGCGTAAATACGTAAACGTGTAAACCCATAATCATAAACAGGCACACACTGCTACATCGTAGCTTGACATATATAACGTGTGTTCGTCGTGTCTAGGTTGTATTGTTCTTCCAAGTTACCCAGCTAAAAGATAAATGTGTGTAACAACTATTCCTTTGCTGTCCCTCTCATCTATGAATCTAAAAAGAAAGTTTCATTCATTGTTACTCCccattattaaaagaattatggaagaaaaaaaaaaaaaaggaaaaaaggcaCAGCAAAACAGAACACAGGTGTGTGCAATTTATTTagttattcatttatatttattcagttatatttatttatatttatatttgtatttattttattttttttttcttaaacctcgcaataaatttatttatggcATTGAGAGAGGGAAAAAACACTTCACAAATTTTTCGCACCATTTccacaaaaatgaaaatcaaaaaaataaacgaaaGAGCCACTATGAGTAGGTCGATCTGGGAtagagggaaaaaaaagttgGAACGCATtgaacatacatacatatgtgcatacatacatatgtgcatgcatacatatgtgcatacatacatatgtgcatacatacatatgtgcatacatacgtacatgtgcatacatacgtacatgtgcatacatacgtacatgtgcatacatacgtacatgtgcACATGATAAAGGATACCCTACGTGCtcgaatttaaaaaaaaaaaaaataatttatttttacttgtCCTTTTAAAAACGACAATTTCACATTCACAAAAAGAAGGAAGTGATAGTGCTTTCTTAGGtatgataaatttttgtttctcCTTGACATGTTGATgatatacattaaataaaatgttgtTATAATGAACCACAACAGAATTAAGATATAGTTGTTCTCCCTCCATACCATACTTATTAAAATGTGTAGTACGTTTGTATCTGTAGAGAAGACATCATAAGGATGGAAGAGCGGGTGGAGAGAAGAGGGGGGGGGGAGAAAATAACAAAACAACAAAACGACAAAATAAGTCGATCTGTTTATTAAAGCACTTTTCATGCATTACtatattttctctttataCGAACCTTTTATGCTTCTTGAATCGTGTTCACTTGAAATAAAGTTGAATAGGTTGTACAAAAGTAGCGCCATCGATGCTATCATAATTTTCCCTCTGTTCTTAGCAGCATTTTGCAAACAATACGCGCAGCACATTCCGTATGCAACTAGACTTATGGTCTAATAAAAAGGgcatgcacatatacatacgtgcatacatacatatatatgtgttacacatacatatacattacaACTTTTTGGCACTTCAACTTGTTAAAGGCAAATAGGCGAAAGAAGGAAAGAATGTCGGGTTCCCCCTCAGtcgctctttttttttttttttttttaaattactgCTTTGCTGAAAAATCTAAACAGTACAGTGGGAACGATTTGATGATTCAAGTACGAATAAACAAAACTGTAAAAAGAACAGTCTAGAGCTAGTGTTCCTATCGCACTTATGATTAACCCCTCCAGAAAGGAAAAGACTCTAGAATAAAAGAAGATACAAATGATTAAGAGGCAAAGGAAGACATACACACATGAGACATAAAACAGCGGAAAATGGTTATATGATGCTTGCTAAGCAGcacttaaattatttttcttcttaaatttttcttcttaaattttgtttttttaattttttttttaattttttctttttttaatttattttccattttaacTTATTTGTTAGGTGAAACAAGGATATCGACAGCATATGGTAGAAGACAAAGTTcacaataaaacaaaaaaaacaagtgaGTTCGTTTCCGCTAATTTTCATTTCGcctaaattaaaaaagaggaGTAACGGAAACATATATGAGGTACCTACTACAGACTGTGCTGAGATGGTGGTGATATGTGCATGTACGTATGCACTTGTGTATGTATTTGCAAttttaggtatatatatgcgcgtatatgtatgtgcgcttatgtgtgcatatgtgCAGACATGAATACACTAATACTCGCATGCACGCGCAggtaattttctttttcatttaaaataattactcagtattaaaaggaaaaaaaaggagtgaCAGACAAAGTACAATGAGAGAGAGACCCGAACATGCCTCAACAAAACACTAGAGAGAACAAACGTGTTGACAAGTACAACAGACAGCTTTGCGGTTTCTGTAAAGAAACggcatatatgcacataaacacacacatgtatatgtatatatatatatatatatatgtaagtatttacatatttacacattTACTTATTTACGTATGTTCACACAGATCCGCTTGCGCGTTCGTGGGtctatatgtatgtacttcaCTCAACGCGAACAAGCAAACAGTGTAAAAGGATCAAAATGCATTTCGTCTATTAAGAACATACCGTAACTcaagatataatatttaaaaatcaaaagggaggaaaaaaagggaagaaaaaaaaagaaaaagatgtTATTAAAGTATGTGTAAAAGAATAgatgataaatattaatatccCCCTCtttgtataaattaatgAGATAGTTggcattatttttattagacAGGTGTGctgatttttcattttgataaTATGCTCCAATGGTTGTAAAGGAGCTAAGATATAGGcgtttatttttctcttttcccTCATCaatttctacttttttttctgcattATTTTCTACGTTTTTCGTCGCTTTTTCCCCCCCCCATTTTCCCTCTTCTTTCGCTTTACGATGCAAGCAAACAACAATTAACGCGTTACACAGGATGGTCAGAAGAATCCACTTGTATGTACAAGAGCGAGAAAGGAAAATCCTTTTCTTCACTTCCGTAACTGTCATTAGTATAATTAATGTGCAGTTTATCATCCCTGAGTCTTTCATAAAACAACAGCATGCCCCCCTCGACATTCTGAATAACCAGcccatatacacatacatgtacacatacatatatacatgtacacatatatacatatacacatatatacatgtacacatatatacatatacacatatatacatgtacacatatacacatatacacatatacacatatacacatatacacatatacacatatacacatatacacatatacacagtGTAATTTGCGTAATTTCGTTAGGTCAGCCTTGCTATGAGGTCTCACGTACGTACACATGcgcatgtatacatgtatgtaaatatatatatatatttatatatatacgtatatatgtatatatgcacgtatacatatatgtatgcttgTATATGCGTGTATACGGGTATCGGCTTAATTCCTGGAAATTTGGCGCGCCATTTTCACTTCcctcatttttatttcatcgTATGGccacaataaaaaaaaggataaaaaggAGGAAGATGgggaaaaatggaaaaaaatggaaaaaaacgGAAAAAAATACGGTAAAATAGtcaaaatgataaaaatagtcaaaatgataaaaatagtcaaaatgataaaaatagtcaaaatgataaaaatagtcaaaatgataaaaataatcaaaataaaacaaaatagtcaaaatttataaaaataatcaaaatgataaaaataatcagaataaaacaaaatagcaGAAAGCGATGCAAAATAAATCGAAATAGCAAATAAATAACGCAAAAACAAAGCAGcaaagattaaaaaaaatgttgcCCTCCGCTTTTACTGCAAAAATGCATGAATGACAATTTCACGCATATGCAATTGTGATACTTGTAATAGTTTAATACACATGGACTTATATTTCCATACcattttatgatattttttttttttttttttttattttatcctaATTCGAAGTGAAAATTTCCCTTCCTATTTCTTTTGTTTCTtatttacttcatttttgGTCCATCCATCCGACTTCTCTCATTTCGACACTACACATTCAAAATTGAACAAAACGCTACAGCGCGGTTTTGTCCGCATTTTATTTTGCCGCTTCGTTTTGTCCGCATTTTATTTTGCCGCTTCGTTTTGTCCGCATTTTATTTTGCCGCTTCGTTTTGTCCGCATTTTATTTTGCCGCTTCGTTTTGTCCGCATTTTACTTTACCGCTTCATGTtgctgcatttttttttttttttttttttaaaatatttttttattttcattagttACACctattgtttaattttttcccgttaaaaaaaaaaaaaaaaaaaaaaaatacatgcaCACTAGGATACATGCACACTAGGCACACTAGGATACACACACACTAGggtacacacacatacacatttGTAGCACGTACGTATGCGCGGTTTCCCGAGGGAACTACAGAGTACTCCTGTAACCAAAGAGGTCTCTAATATTCTTAACGTTATACTTGATCATAGTGGGTCTTTCCAAGCTTAGCCCCCAGGCAATGACCGATACGTCTTTTGGAAAACCCATTGCCCTTAACATTTCAGGTCGAAAAACGCCGCTATTTCCAACTTCAAGCCATTTTCTACTTTGTTCATGATAACCAAATATTTCCATTGAAGGCTCAGTATAAGGATTGAATGCTGgcttaaattttaatttatgtatacctatatatttataaaatgcaGATAAGGTACCGATTAAATGAGCAAGTCCtaaatttttatctattATTAATCCTTCCACTTGATGAAATTCCGCTAAGTGTGTACTGTCAAGATTTTCATTTCGAAAAACTCTATCAATactgaaatatttttttggtaatattatatgtcCTTTTCGATTATACTCTTTTGCTAATTTGAATAAAGTTCTACACGAATTAGAAGTCGTGTGTGTGCGGAGTACATTTCTTTTACTTTCTTCAATTTTCCATTCATAATTCCAACCAAAACTTCCATAATCACCTACAGAATGCActctttttacattttcgATATATCCtatatcaataaaattatcttGACATATTTCTGgatcttttataaaaaaagtatctTGTAAATCTCTACTTGGATGTTGCTGTGGTATATATAAAGCATCGAAACACCAAAAGGAGGATTCTACATAATTATGTGTTTCCATTTCTTCAAATCccaatgatataaatatatcctTAAAAATTCTCATCTGTTTTGTTAAAACGTGTAAAGTACccttaattattttctttccacttgaaaaaaaattatattctttaatatcatattttttatattcttcattttttaataataaataattcaaatCGGTTATCTGCTTTTTTATGTCTTTTTTAAAGGCACTTGTTTTTACTACATAACAATAAGAATTTTTCTTTACCTCTACCAGCTTTCTCTTCCTCAAATTTTGCATCACACAGCTAACATGTCCATCGGTAATAACGTCGTTAATTAGGCCAACCCTCTCCACCTCCTTCATTAGTAATTGTTCATCATGTCCGTGCATATCAATAAGGCTCAAGTACATCTGAGTTACATCCTGAAGCTTGTTCACATCAACACTTGAACTCAACGATTTATCAGTCTTGTTTAGCTGGATTGTCCTGTTCTTCAAGTTAACGTTCAAACCAATATCACCTTTCtttccaaattttttttttaaatcctCTATACTACATGTTTTCTTCTCTAGTACTACATATTTAAGGACAAGATATTCTGGCGTTCCTTCCTTCAAGTATTGTAATCCTTCTTCCGTCAAATGGTACGTATTAAAAGTTTTTacagtattaataatataatataatacttcTAACTTTTTCATTAATCCAACTACTTTATTATGATCTaagtcatattttttacttatactTAATGATGATGCGTATTCATTTGGTAATACTTCTATtcctttctctttttttaaattgctGTAATATTCATCCtgttcctcttttttttccccccctCGATCTTTCTTCGcttcttcttcctttttcgCTTCCTCTTCCTTTTTCGCTTCCTCTTTACACAATTTAAATTCTTTATCCAGTATGTAAATAAACCTGCTCAGCTCCTCATTCTTTTGTTCATCCTCCACGATGTTTGCATTCATTGTTGATTTTTTAGTTAATCCTGTACGTTTCTGTGAACTGCTGGTtactacaattttttttttttttttttttattactttagtACATATGTTTATCTGAACATGAATGTACCAGTCTTTACAATATGTGCGTATATAAGCACATGTAAGTACCTTTCCACATAAGACTTATGTCCTATTATGTTGATGCACACCCCGCTTGCTGGAATAATTTACTCTCCTCTTAGTGGCACACAAAAAGGCAGCTTAAATTGCTATACCAGGTTACCGCTTAATAACCTGTATGCAGGAAGagaagttaaaaaaaaaataaatatattcaagtTGTCGTAAATTGAAGTTGTAATAAATTGAAGTTGTAATAAATTGAAGTTTAAGTCGAGGCTGAAGCTAACGTTGCTTctaggtaaaaaaaaaaaaaatactatacGAACAAAATAGAGGatgtgctttttttttaatgaaaaaaataaaaaatagggTGTGGTATAAATTCTCCTCTGAGGCAAGAtcagtatattttatacttttttcctttttttggtattacataaaaaaaaaaatatatacagtatgaatatgtatatgtatatgtacacgtacatttacatgtacatgcatTTTTGTTGCCCTTACTTTAACATCGGCACCTGCTCTTTGTTATGTTTTCTTCCTTACTATGTAACattgcaaatttttttttttttctagttCTGTTCATATTTTCCCTGTCAAAACTACGTTGTTTAGAGCACAGGAAAGGGCCAATGTTGCGTTTTAGTTAAATTCAGTTTCGTTTAGTATTATTCAATTTCGCTGAGTTACCATatcgtttttcttttttccccctttttaTTCTCAAAGAAATCCACATGCACAGGCAAGgtgaa is a window from the Plasmodium malariae genome assembly, chromosome: 2 genome containing:
- the PmUG01_02014200 gene encoding phenylalanine--tRNA ligase alpha subunit, putative; translated protein: MNANIVEDEQKNEELSRFIYILDKEFKLCKEEAKKEEEAKKEEEAKKDRGGEKKEEQDEYYSNLKKEKGIEVLPNEYASSLSISKKYDLDHNKVVGLMKKLEVLYYIINTVKTFNTYHLTEEGLQYLKEGTPEYLVLKYVVLEKKTCSIEDLKKKFGKKGDIGLNVNLKNRTIQLNKTDKSLSSSVDVNKLQDVTQMYLSLIDMHGHDEQLLMKEVERVGLINDVITDGHVSCVMQNLRKRKLVEVKKNSYCYVVKTSAFKKDIKKQITDLNYLLLKNEEYKKYDIKEYNFFSSGKKIIKGTLHVLTKQMRIFKDIFISLGFEEMETHNYVESSFWCFDALYIPQQHPSRDLQDTFFIKDPEICQDNFIDIGYIENVKRVHSVGDYGSFGWNYEWKIEESKRNVLRTHTTSNSCRTLFKLAKEYNRKGHIILPKKYFSIDRVFRNENLDSTHLAEFHQVEGLIIDKNLGLAHLIGTLSAFYKYIGIHKLKFKPAFNPYTEPSMEIFGYHEQSRKWLEVGNSGVFRPEMLRAMGFPKDVSVIAWGLSLERPTMIKYNVKNIRDLFGYRSTL
- the PmUG01_02014100 gene encoding phosphatidate cytidylyltransferase, putative; protein product: MINCTLIILMTVTEVKKRIFLSRSCTYKWILLTILCNALIVVCLHRKAKEEGKWGGEKATKNVENNAEKKVEIDEGKEKNKRLYLSSFTTIGAYYQNEKSAHLSNKNNANYLINLYKEGDINIYHLFFYTYFNNIFFFFFLPFFSSLLIFKYYILKTAKLSVVLVNTFVLSSVLLRHVRVSLSLYFVCHSFFFLLILSEMKISGNELTCFFCFIVNFVFYHMLSISLFHLTNKVFSFLEGLIISAIGTLALDCSFYSFVYSYLNHQIVPTVLFRFFSKATISLVAYGMCCAYCLQNAAKNRGKIMIASMALLLYNLFNFISSEHDSRSIKDTNVLHILISMVWRENNYILILLWFIITTFYLMYIINMSRRNKNLSYLRKHYHFLLFVNVKLSFLKGQIDLLIVALSFIFLIFIFVEMVRKICEVFFPSLNAINKFIARFIDERDSKGIVVTHIYLLAGVYIPIITDALFSNKNYVHKKKQIMYFFREANFLLYSSGLNTICIGDSLAAIGGFLFPTPKMKNTNNKSYAGFLFFFFTTFLSFLLSSYFLQQTVSWANLNIFFMVSLFGALFEAYLLDIDNLILPLFAFCVYLSFEK